DNA from Rosa rugosa chromosome 6, drRosRugo1.1, whole genome shotgun sequence:
GTTTTCTATAACGATCCTCAATTTTGCAGCAACTGAATCGCCTTCGAAACAAAGATTGAGAAGAACTATACTCCATCAAGTATAAGTGTGAATCAATAGCGCCACACATTATATATTGACATGCAAATTTGTTAGATATAAGCTCAGAATCCACTTCATTTGGTAaagttttctttttcatatcattgattccttttattttgtttttggtgagTGATCAGTGGTTCATACAGTAAAGTAGTGTGAATTATTATCGTAACCGAGTGGTACGAAATTAAAGagcaaaattaaagaaagaagatAGGTCCTCGCACGTATTGTCAGACAATTACGGTTCTCAGCAGTCTTggtctttttcttttgcttccgTTATCATTCACATCGTTTTCCATGATATTTGTTGTTAACAACTTGCAATATACCAACAAAACCAAATTTGGGTTGTTAATGTATATCTCAACCCTACCAACTCTTTCCTCTATAGCCCATAGCTAGGTAGTGGATGAGGAATGGTCATCCTTATAAAAATTACGAGTCGGAAAAAACCAAACTTCATGATACACGTGAAATTGGTTTTTGTCTAGCACAGGAAAAGTCAATGCTCGACTCAAGATATTTATGTCCAATTAGTTTTGAGTTTGGACAtaatttttctctaatttttattgtttatcTTTGTATATAAAGCAATGCGTGTCCTGTCATGAATGTATATAAGACGCGAATGGTTTTTCTTCATAATACTAACTTTAACTAAAATCATTCATTAGTTAAATGTATCTATAGTTCATCACCCTACATAATTGATTTAATTTGCTAGCTAACCAGTTGCCTTGTGAAGCACCAAGGGGAGTAGACTGTTGACGAAACCTAGcaaaacaaaactgaaataGGGAAGTGTAGATTGTTGGTGATTCGGGCATATCCTAAATATATTAGATGAAGTTTGGGGCATATCCTAGGTTGTTTAATTTTGGGTTCTTCCTCTTCTTAATCACCTTTTATCTTTAGTGAGAAATGTGCAAGAATAGACAATGAATTTATCTTCACTAATcaaaatatgtaattttctcaagacagaaaaaagaaatgctCCTCGATCAGCTTATCGATTGTGTCCCAGCTAGCTACCTAGTTGGCTCGGGGAAGGAGATTAGGTCCTTGATGACTTGCCAGTTTTTACTTGGGGCAATTCATTATAAGCccaatttttataaaaaaatttaggTAAAATTCATCcattatttcttttcaatttacaGCCAAAAGTTACCATGTAGGATAAAATAATACAACATTTtttctctcaaaattatactGCAGGAAAATCCTATGCCCCtagttttctctttttattaCCCTGACCAGTAACCATTTGGGGACCCTTTGCAGACTTGTTCTTTTGTAGAGTTTTAATGCGAGTGACTTGTCTTTGTATTGCAGAAGCTGCTAACCTCTTCAACTGATTCAACTGATCTTTGTTATAATATTGGTACAGAATCTTGTCCTTGGTGAAATGCCACCAGCATTTGTTGACTACCTTCTTCAAGTCTTCGGCCTCCAGAGCGAAGACCTCAACTTTGTTCAGAGACCTAACAAATCTGGTCGAGTTGGGCAAGTCGGAAGAAGAAGTAAAACTTGATATCCGATTCAGAAGTTCTTCCCCATATAaatcaccttgctcaagaacCTTAGAATTACCAAATTTTATAACTTTATCTCCTTTATGTATTCTGTAGGTCCGAACCATGCCTTGCCTGATGAAAAACATCTTATCAAGTGGACGCCCCTCTTCCATAATAGGATGCTCCTTTTCGTAAGTCACCGACTTAAGATACGTACATATTTCTCGTAACAATCTTTCATCCATTCTTTGAAGCATCGGAACCTAGGTTAACATTtaggagaaaaaaaataaaaactattagTGTAATGACCACAAATTACTTTTAGTAATGACAATATTCTACGTATTTTATGTGCATTATCAAAGTCAATACTTAGTTACTTAAACTAGAAACCACTTTGTTCCGCAGATGATTTTATTTACCGTAAGAACAattttttcttagttaccaTGAGTTATCATTGTTTTTTTTAAAACATTATCATACATTCACTTGTTTGAGAAACATGCATGTGTGTGTTGGAGAAGATATCTCATGAATACAAAGAGGAATATAATTACTTACTTTCTTAAGTGTAGCGAGTCGCATATAGTGTCTGATTAAATTGCTGTGTCTcacgggaagtagagagaggatgTTCTCCACCTGAACATCTTTGTTCTCTTCGATTCTTCGTTCCACAGTTTGCATGATCAGTTTCTTCAGTACTTTATTAGGGATGCCCTTTCTTGATAGCCACAAATCTACCTCCAGATCTTTCGTTTTCGTTCTCCGCCGAATCTCTTCTGCTCGTGTAGTTCCAAACTGCAAATATGTCTGTGGACGTATATATGTTCAACACAACGCCACAACAGTGGTAAAAGCTTTTCAGTTCATATATATGGATGATTAAAGCATGAATATATATAAAGACTCTGAGCATGCACAAACCTGCAAATTTCCAATGAGATATAAAAATAGTAGCAAGCCAATAATAGAAATGGAAACCGCAAAGAGGTTTTCCCAAGCATTGGTACTGGGCTGCAGGTTCTGACCAAGAGAACTGCAAGCATGAAAGAAGCTATTAAATAGTACTCgatatctacacacacacacccctATCACTGTTGTCAAAACAAATCTAGCTACACTCATTTCCTTATCTATACATTTTCACTTCTCGATTATAATACCATTTGTAACTATTATAACGGGAGTATTTTTTACCCTCCACTTTTCAACATAATTTAAATTATATCAAAATAAATAGGTGCAAACCTGAGATTTCGCAAGCCCCAccagaaacaaattaaaaattttTGCGGAAAATTTGTTGACCCTAGCATGCCAGAGAGAAAGGCATCAGTAAATACACCAAAGTCGAATAGTGTTGGGTTCGGTGGATTTGTAGGACATAGTCCATTTAGTAATGTTACATTTCTTGATGTATGGTGATCATCACAGCCATAACCGCCATGTTCATATTGATTTTGACTACGGTAAGCGGATTGCCAACAAGCTGTCTCTTTtaatatagaaaaataataCCACACAGCTCCGAGTACCTAGACAGTCGATAAATTAATTAATGATCTGACTTCATAGGAAATTAATCATTTTAAAAATTTAATGAGTTCAGTTAAGAGTGAACTTACATGACTAGCTAGAAtgtaaagaaagaaattgaaaacaCTTTTAATCCATATGCCCGCCTTTCTTGGAATCAAATGGCGTTCATTACACAACAGAAAAATGCGAAGAACCCGTGGCACATATTGAAGCAGAACAAGAGAGTCTAGGAACTTCCTTGTTTCCGAAGATCTTGAGCTCCTCATTTTGGAAAAGAAGCTGAAAATTACAACctggaagaaaaacaaaagccaATTGTTAGCGAGGATACTTAATATCAATTACTAATAGACCTGTAGCCCAACTTGGAATTAATATATACACATACACACACCACATATAGTAGGTCAACGGTCTTTCTCAAGTCGTGGTACTTATTTCTTTTATAGCctatgaagaaaaatattatatCCTTAATTTAGTTTTAGTATTTCACTGAAATTTATTCAAGAGTATAGTCGCCGTTCATGCAAATAAAGTCCTTTTTGGTATACCATATGCATGTGTACAACTGACCTACAAAtagaccggattttgatccggatcCGTTCTAGATCCATAGTTATTGAACGgatttggattgaaaatttgatccATTGATCTGTTAATGATCTAGATTGGTTAAACACAGATTTATGttgatccgatccgttaatgattcTGTCCGTTTTTATAgtaattaaatattatttttgtattaataaGATGTTATTTTCTAAAATATTAACTATAAAATATACAACACTTACTACTTTTgaatagaaaataataaatatataatattttattaaaatttcATAAAAGTGTTATGATACaaatttaatattattattaaaatttaaaaatatttgttATTATAAACCGATTAGATTAGCGGATTGGGTATCTATTAATCCGGCAGATATGGATTTAGATTGAGCTATCAACAATCTACCGGGTTAATAAATCATGTCGGGTTGAAAATTTTTATTACTAAACGgattggatttaggtcgatccgctACAAATCCAGTCCATTTTCAGGTCTAGTCAaaagtaactaagaaaattggAGGTTTTAAACAAAGTAAAATCTCGATTTAGTAACCCAGTCCTCAACGGAGCAATGCTATGTAAAGCAGAAAATATATTAAAACTTGAGCGAAATAGAGAAATAATAGATCATCGATAAACTTACCTGTGGAACGGGAAGAACAGCTAAAATGTCCACTAAAATGTATGATCGGAAAATCCGGTTAGCTACTACCATAGACGTGTTTGCTATTGCCAAAACACGCTCGAGTGCTGATTTCTTTCCACTTGAGGAATCCCCAGATCTGGCTGATGGTGATTTAGCCGTAGTCATAGCTAATATATTTAAAAGAATGTCCATCATGTAGAGGCGATCTGTAAACGATCTTGATGCAAGAGCAATTGCCTTCAAGTTTTTGTCCAAACTGAGGCACTTCATGTCTTCATCTACTATAGGAATGTAGAAGAACAAAGGATCGAGCGACACAGCAAGCACGCATGTTACTATAAATATCTTATTCCATATTGGAAGGAAATTCCCTTCTGGATCAACAATTTTATTGAATGTTCTTGACCATTTGCTTCTATTTCCTGCCTCCTTTGCGGCAGATTTACCTGTTGCAGTCTCTGATTGCCAATGTTCTAACACCTCTCTGATAATTAAGAGGAAACATATATAAGCTTCATTAACAAGAATAACTAAACTTGTTTATACCAGTATGTAGTAGCAGATCTatgtaatatattatatatgaacCAATTATAAGAATACAAAGACGAATAAGTGTTCTTATAGAATTGACCTCTTAGTCTCAGCCACATCTAACATTACGTCAGAGTGGTGGTTTGCCATAACTGCCACTGATCAACAGTCTCGAACGCTCGAAATTATATCTGATTATGACACAATGGTCCTCCAATACTTGACACAAATTCTTAGAAAGTGGATTCAGCTCGCTTCCATTGAAACAAATAATTCTGAGAATGAAGTACTGAGATCAAATTTCTAGCTCTACCAGTCTACCCTATATGTAGTCAATGTTAGTTTAATCATTTGCCGACTATTTATTGTCCCTTGTAGGTCCAGATCCTCTCCTTGGTACACTGCATCCTTAGTTATCCTAGACTTCTAATCTGGACTATCAACGGAAAATCCAAAGGCTATAAATATGACACGTCAGCAAAAGAGCTTATAAAACTCATTAAATGAGAACAAACGCCGTTTCTTAGCTAACTGaatcaaacaaaaaagaataaaaaagggttaaatactgtttagtccctgaagtatgcattcgtcctcgtttcagtccctgcttttctaatttaatctgaaaaatCTCTGAGGTCACAATTTCATGTCTAATAAGTCGTCGCCGTCTAAATGCTTCGTTAACTGGCTGACGTGGCAGATCAGTAGACGCCAACTCAGCGCCACGTAAGCATGGTGGATGTTAAAATGTCGAAAATAACCCTAGCCTccccttttaatttttttaattcttttcttttttgttcttgttgcaatctcttcttcctcttgttcCTTTACCCAAACACGGGCCTCATCATCCtagctcttcttcttcctctcatcaaatCCAACCTCAAAGCTAAAGAAGACAAACAAAGCCACTCCGTGAGACCAAAACCAAGGAGAACCCAGTCTTTGCCTCATGTTTTGGCTTTCATTCCTGAGCAAGTGCGCCACCTCCACGCCACTCACTCTCCGGAGTTCCTCGGTCTCCGATTCACGACACTGTTGGGCTTCTCAAAGAATCGAGC
Protein-coding regions in this window:
- the LOC133717696 gene encoding cyclic nucleotide-gated ion channel 1-like; translation: MKCLSLDKNLKAIALASRSFTDRLYMMDILLNILAMTTAKSPSARSGDSSSGKKSALERVLAIANTSMVVANRIFRSYILVDILAVLPVPQVVIFSFFSKMRSSRSSETRKFLDSLVLLQYVPRVLRIFLLCNERHLIPRKAGIWIKSVFNFFLYILASHVLGAVWYYFSILKETACWQSAYRSQNQYEHGGYGCDDHHTSRNVTLLNGLCPTNPPNPTLFDFGVFTDAFLSGMLGSTNFPQKFLICFWWGLRNLSSLGQNLQPSTNAWENLFAVSISIIGLLLFLYLIGNLQTYLQFGTTRAEEIRRRTKTKDLEVDLWLSRKGIPNKVLKKLIMQTVERRIEENKDVQVENILSLLPVRHSNLIRHYMRLATLKKVPMLQRMDERLLREICTYLKSVTYEKEHPIMEEGRPLDKMFFIRQGMVRTYRIHKGDKVIKFGNSKVLEQGDLYGEELLNRISSFTSSSDLPNSTRFVRSLNKVEVFALEAEDLKKVVNKCWWHFTKDKILYQYYNKDQLNQLKRLAASAIQRQVTRIKTLQKNKSAKGPQMVTGQGNKKRKLGA